The following DNA comes from Acidicapsa ligni.
AGCAGGGAACTGCTGCCGCAATGGGGGTTTCCAGCGGAGAAGCTGGAGGTTGTCGCTGAGACTATTCGGACACATGAGGCGAAATATACGCCGCTGGTGCCCGAAGCCGTTGTGCTGCGAGATGCGGATATCCTGGAGCAGCTTGGGGCGATTGGCGCGTTGCGAGCCTTCGTCAAGGTAGGGCGAGATACGCGGTATGCGACGTATTCCGATGTAATTCCAGTTTTGGAGCGGGCTCTGACGGTATTGCCAGGCCTGTTGCAGCTTGAGGTTTCACGGGAGCTTGCCAGGGAGAGAGTTGCTGCCTTGCGGTCTTTGTTGGAGGCAATCCGGGCCGAGGCTGCTGGTAACCTTCATTAGCCTCAGCGAATATACATACCTGTTTGAATATCGAATAACGGTACATTTTTAATCAAAATCAAACACAAATCAGCGTAGCTGCTTTGTTTGCAACTCTATGCAATTTCTTTACATGTAATTTGTCTAGTCCGATGTACACTGCCAATTAGACGGCCTCGGGGGAGGAGGTCTGCATTACAAGGAGACGTTGAATGCGATCGAAGCTTGTTCTGGCAGCACTTTTCTTCCTCTCAACTTTGCCTGTTTTAGCCCAGGTGGCTCCTGCCGCCAGGATAAGTGGACTTCCTCTAGGAGTTGGTGCAGGTCTGTCGGACTATAGCGTCGATTATGGTCCGGGACGCAGGATGCTTGGTGTGTCGGCCTGGGCTGACTACAGTTTGTTTCACGGCTTGGGAATCGAAGCTGAAGGTACGTCGATTTTGTGGGACAAGCCTAGTTCCTTGCCTCGCATGAAGCAGGAAACGATCAAGGGCGGGGCGATTTACAAGTATCACCAGGTCTTCCACGTTCGTCCTTATGTGAAGGGGCTTATTGGATTGGGAAAGATTGATTTCCCCTCAATTAATCCCTTGTATACGCAGGACACCTTTACCATGTACGCAATTGGCGGAGGTGTTGAGTACAAGGTGTGGAAGACGCTCTCTGTACGGGGCGACTATGAGTATCAGTATTGGTCGAACTATCAAGGGAGTAATTACTTGAACCCGAATGGATTCACGATAGGTGCGACTTACTATCTGCGCGGTGTTCACAGGCATTACTAAGTCGAGCAAATTTTTCTGGATTAGTTAAGTTGGAGCTTGGATGCTATCGATTCCAGATAGGGTTGCCCATCTGAATCAAAATCACAACGCTTCTATTCTCTATCTTGCTATTCAATCTGTTGGTACACTGAGTTAAGACCGTCTCCGGCGTTTTCATAGAAATGCCTCTACTGCGCAGGCGATTTTACTTGTTGCGCTTTTGCTAAGCACGGCTCATGCCATGACATTTTATTTGCATTCATCCATTTTTGAAAGGAATACCTAGCCATGCATATTCGAGGCGCACACGCACTGGTTTGCGGAGCGGGCGGTTTTATCGGCGGTCATCTTGTGAATCGGCTTTTCGATGAGGGTGCGGCCAGTGTACGAGCGGTTGATGTGAAGCCGCTGGACGAGTGGTATCAGACAAACCCCAAGGCTGAAAGCCTGGTTCTCGACCTGCAGGAAAAAGATGCCTGCCTCACGGCGACTGAAGGCACTGATTCTGTTTTTCAGCTAGCCGCGGATATGGGCGGAATGGGCTTTATCGAAAATAACAAGGCGCTTTGCATGTTGAGCGTTTTGACCAATACGCATATGTTGCTGGCGGCCCGTAAGACCGGTGTAAAGCGGTTCTTCTATTCTTCGTCCGCATGCGTATACAACGGCGAAAAGCAGACCAATCCGGATGTGGTTGCTCTGAAAGAAGAAGATGCTTATCCTGCGTTGCCGGAAGATGGCTATGGCTGGGAGAAGTTGTTCAGCGAGCGCATGTGCCGGCATTTCTCTGAGGACTACGGCCTGGAGACACGCGTGGCGCGTTTCCACAATGTTTACGGCCCTCTGGGTACGTGGACAGGCGGACGTGAAAAGGCTCCAGCGGCGATCTGCCGCAAGGTGCTTGAGGCCAAGGCCTCGGGCAAGCATGAGATTGAGATCTGGGGCGACGGTCATCAGACGCGCAGCTTCATGTACATCGATGATTGCACCAAGGGCGTTCTTGACATCTATCACAGCGATATTCTTGAGCCGATCAATCTTGGTTCGAGCGAGCTTGTGACGATCAATCAACTGGTGGATATCGCGGAAGATCTTGCCGGTGTAAAGCTGAAGCGCAACTACAACCTGAGCGCACCCAAAGGCGTGAACGGGCGCAATAGCGATAACACCAAGATCCTGGGTTACTTGAACTGGGAACCAAGCATCAAACTTCGCGATGGGCTTGCGCAAACGATGTCCTGGATTGAGCAGGAAATGCTTACCACTGTTACCAGCAGGTAGGAGTATTGCATGAATTCTGTTTCACGGTTTCAGCAGATTCTGGGAGTGCGCTTTTTTGTAGGCGACGCCCAAGGAGCCATTGAGGAGGTGTCGCAGCACGGCGGTCTCGTCGTCGTGCCTGCGGCGCCAGCACTCAAGAACTTGGCTGTTGACAAGGGCTATCGGGAGGCTTTGCTGGGGGCGGATTTTGCTATCGCCGACAGCGCCTTCATGGTGCTCTTGTGGAACCTGATTGATCGCAATCGTATCCCCAAGTTATCCGGATTGAAGTATCTTCGCGCATTAGTGGAGGAGCCTGATTTTCAGAAGGGTGGCTCCTTCTGGGTTATGCCCACTGCTGCCAGCGCGCAACGTAACTTGCGCTGGTTGCAGGAGGCAGGTGTCCAGATTGCAAGCGAGGATGTGTATCTTGCTCCGCTTTACGGGCATGTAATTTCGGATGAGGAGTTGTTGGAACGCCTCGAAGAGCGCCAGCCCAAGCACATCGTGCTGGGGATTGGCGGCGGAACGCAGGAGCGGCTTGGGTTGTATCTGAAGCAGAATCTCAGCTATCGCCCGGCGATCCATTGCATCGGTGCGGCAATTGCGTTTCTGAGCGGCGATCAGGTACGCATTCCAGTCTGGGCGGATACGCTTGGTCTGGGCTGGCTGTGGCGTACGGTTGCCGATCCGAAGCGGTTTTTCCCGCGGTACTGGGATGCCCGGCACCTGGCGCCCCTGCTCCTGAAATACAGAGACCGGTTGCCTATCACTACGGCTTAGCTGAGATCACAGTAATTGGATTCACCGTAATTGCATTTTTCTGCTGATTGCTTTTTTTATTGATCCACCTTTTGTAGCCAGTCATAATTTTTTTGATCTGACGGGGCATTCCTTGAGAGAGGATTGCCCCGTTGAACTTTGCATCGAATTTAATGTGCGGAACTTTTCGGTGCGGTCTGGGTCTAACAATGTGAGAGTCGTAGACTTCCTCCTCGTTGAGGTGGATAGTGGACGACGGACGGAAATTTCGTGAGTTCGTGATTGCGAAAGAACTTACACAGGAGCAGGATGATTACCATGAAGAATAATACTTTCCGCTCGTTTTATCCGGCGCGCCGCAAAACGGGTTTGGCGCTGGTTCTTCTCGGCGGCTTAGCCGGATTTGGGAATATTGCTGCATTGGCACAGGATACTGCTGATTCAGGGGCACAGGCTTCGGCCCCCGCTGGACAGCGCTCCGATGGGCAGATTGAGATGGATGTTGTCCATGCTCTGGATGCCTCTCAAGAGCTGAAGCAGGACTGGATCACGGCAGGGACCGTGCAGGGTGAAGTTACGCTCTCCGGTACCTCAGGTACGGAAGACAACCGCAAGCTTGCGGAGTCGATTGCCAGCAAGGTGTCGGGCGTGACCAAGGTTGTAAACAACCTCAAGGTCGGCGATCCGCAGACTGCTGCGCAGCAGAATAATGCGCAGCCGCAGGATCAGCAGAATCCGGCTGACGATCAGGGCCAGTATGGGGATCAGGGTCAGGATCCGAGCCAGGGTCAGGATCCAGGTCAGGGACAATACCCGGCCCAGGGTCAATATCCCGCCCAGGGCCAGGCTCAGGGACAATATCCTCCGCCGCAGGGTCAGTATCCTCCTCAGGGTCAATATCCCCCGCAAGGGCAGTACCCAGCTCAGGGCCAGTATCCTGGCGGCCAGCAGGCTGCCAATAACGGACCGATGCCGCCTCCCGGAGCGCGTCAGAACTACGCTCAACCGCAGGGTCCTCAGCAGCCTATCGGACCTGTGACACTGCCTCAGGGAACTCTGCTGAAGGTTCGAACCAGTGAGCCTGTGGGCAGCAAGATGGCCAAGGAAGGCGCTGCGATCGAGTTCACCGTGGCTCGGGATGTGTACGCTGCAGGCATTCTGGCTATTCCGCGTGGCGCAACGGTTCACGGCGTGGTCACGAATGTGAAGAAAGCGGGCGCGCTTGGTGGACGTCCGGAAGTAGGACTGAATCTGCTGTCGCTGGATCTTGGCGGCAAAAACTATGCTCTGGCCACGGATCCTTACCAGGTGCAGGGGCCGAACAAGGCTGGTCGTACCGCAGGTAATGCCATTGGCGGCGCTCTATTTGGCGCGCTCGTCGGCGGCGCAGTAGGCGGCGGCAGCGGCGCTGCTATCGGTGCGGCGGCGGGTGGTGTTGGTGGAACAGCGGCTTCGGCTGCGACTCCCGGCCCACAGGTCTGGATTCCGGTAGAGGCTATGATGGATTTCCATCTGAATGCACCTCTGACGGTAACTACAGTCAGTGCGGCTGAGGCGCAGCGTCTGGCCGCGAATGCCGGACCTTCTCCGCAGAACAGGCCGACTCTTTATCGCCGTGGACCCTATCCGTATGGATATCCTCCACCGCCACCACCGCCGGGCTATTACTACCGGCCTTACTAACGATTGAAGAATTGACAATACCGGCTCCGGGCATTGCCTGGGGCCGGTATTGTTTTGGCTATTCGGCCTGTAATTCGTGGCAGTTGTCGCAGGGATTCCAGCGTCGTATCATCTTTCTATATGGAGTTGTGATGGCGTTTCCAATTAAAGTTTGTGCAGTCTGCGAGGAAGAGTTTGAGTTGAAGCCCGGTAAGCCGGGTTATGCCAATCGATGCCCGGAGTGCAGTGTCCCCGAAGTTACTGAGACAACCACAAAGCAGCCTATGGATGCGGTGGATCGCAAGTCTGAGAGTGAAGCCAATGAGGCTCGCAGGCAGGCGATTCGCGAACTGCTTTACAGCCGCAAGTAATCCACGCAATTGAGCGTGCGAGCAACACAAAGGGGATGAGCCATTGGCTCATCCCCTTTGTGTTGCTTTCGGATTGTTCTTACTTGTTCTTACGCGCTGACGATTTCCGCGGTGTTCACCTTGACCGGGGTCAGCCAGCCGAAGCGATCCGGCTTGAGGCCGTTGGCGATTCCGAAGAACTCATCCGCGATCTTCTTGGTGATTGCGCCGGGTGTGCCATCGCCAATGACAATGCGGTCGATCGAGCGAATCGGCGAGACTTCCGCTGCCGTGCCGGTGAAGAAAACTTCGTCGGCGATGTACAGCAGTTCGCGTGGAATGGATTGCTCGGTGACAGGCAGGCCAAGGTGCCGGGCGATCGTCAGCACGGAGTCGCGAGTGATGCCGGAGAGCGCTGAATTGGCCAGCGGCGGCGTATACAGCACGCCATTGCGGACGACAAAAACGTTCTCGCCGGAACCCTCGGAGACCAGGCCATTGACATCCAGCGCGATGCCTTCCGAGTAGCCGTTGATGTCGGCTTCCATGCGGATAAGCTGCGAGTTCATGTAGTTGGCGCCAGCCTTGGCCAGAGCGGGCATGGTGTTGGGGGCCAGGCGGTTCCAACTGCTGATGCAGACATCGGCTCCGCCGTGTCCGCCGGCAACATATTTGCCCCACGGAAAGTTGGCGATGAACACGTCGGTAGGCGAGCCAGTCGGGTTGACGCCGATTTCGCCGTATCCGCGCATGGCAATGGGACGGATGTAGCAGGGCGCGACGCCGTTGGCTTCGATCACATCCACGACTGCTGCGCACAGCTCGTCGAGAGAGTAGGGCAGGGGCATGCGGTAGATCTTGGCGGAGTCAAGCAGGCGCTGCATGTGTTCGGGCAGGCGAAACACAGCCGCTCCCGAGGGCTGGCCGTAGCAACGGATTCCTTCAAATACGCTGGAGCCGTAGTGAACAACGTGGCTCATGACATGGATATTCGCCTGCTCCCAGGGAATGAGTTTGCCATTGCGCCAGATATTTTCTGTGGGCTGAATCGGCATGGGGTTGTGACTCCTCTTAAAGCACTGCTGTTGCACATCGAGATTACCGCTTAGGTTATCGCGAACAGCTATGCAATGTCACGAAGAAGGGCGAATTGGTTTTGGGTTCGTCGGGGATGATTGTTGTTCTGTGAAGATGCGGCGAAGAAGATTCGCTTTGGGAATGACAGCTGGAACGGCAAGGGCAAGAGCTGAGGCAAAAGCAAAAGCAGATTCGCTTCGGGAATGACAGCCAGAACGGCAACGGCAACGGCAAATGCAACGGCAAATGCAAGGGCAACGGCAACGGCTAAGGGAACTGCAACTGCAGATTCGCTTTGGGATTATTCGGCATTCTCTGCTTCGTCGAAGAAGATGGCCTCGATGGTTGTGTCAAAGAGCCGCGCGAGGCGAAAGGCCAGTGGGAGGCTGGGGTCGAACTTGCCTGTTTCAATCGCGTTGACGCTTTGACGCGAAACTTCGAGTCTCTGGGCGAGGTCGGCCTGGCTCCACTGCCGCTCGGCGCGTAGAACACGAAGCCGGTTCTTCATCGGTTTCTCCATAGCTGGATGCGCAGCGCGATGGCAGCGGTGATGAGGAAAATCTCCAAATTAAAGGCTGTGAGAGCCGGTACATGGGGAGAGTTGTAGCCTACGATAATGTAGCCGAGAAAGGTGTCAATCACCATGACCAGCCCGAACCCCCAGAGGATCGACTGAACGACGAGATGGCGCAGATACTCGTCCTTTTCTGCGGCTAGATAACGCGCGATAACGATCATGACGCCGATGATGGGGGTAATGGCGAGCAACGCGATTACACAATAAGTCAGAGTGGAAAAGTGGCTCCGCTCGATTTTTGGGAGAATGCCACCTAGTCCGCCGCAGATCGCCATCATTGCCCCGATAAGCTGCATGGTGCGGCGCTGGAGAGCTGTGAGATTTCGATTACAGATTCGCATGATTGGTTTCCTTTGCAATGTGACAAGTAAACATTACATTGGCCGTGTAGATATGTCAAGCGTCCTTATCATTATCCCTTTGACTGAGGGGAATAAACGTGCAAGAATAAGCCATCACTAAGAAGGATGGCTATATGACTGAACCAAAATCTATTGAGTGGCTGCTGTTGAATTTCATCCGAGAAGCGATATTAGCTGCGCAAGAACGTGATGTTTACAAGAACGCTGCTCAGAATACCGAAGTGACTAGAGTGTTGGTTCGGACCGCGTTTTCCAGTCCTGAATACGATTTGAAGCGTCGGCAATGTAACGCTCTATTTCAAGAGGTATGGGAAGCGGTTCAGAAGTCCGATCTGAGTAAAGTTGCTGAAGAACTGGGAGGACTTTCAGGAATATTAGGTCTGACTGTATCTGGTTCACAGGAGTAGCCAATGAATCTCTTCTCTCTAGCCAAAGAGTTTCCGACCGAATCCGATGCTCTTGAGTATTGGATCAAGACCCGATGGCCGGATGGTATACGTTGTGTTGAATGTAACCACAGTAAGGTTTACCGGATTGAGACAACGGGCAAGACTGGCAAATCTTGCCTAGTGTTGGAGTGTGCAAAGTGCGGGTTGCATTTTAGCCCGACCGCTGGGACGTTGTTCCACGATAGCCACCTCCCCTTACAGAAGTGGTTTGCGTGTATCGCTTTGATGTGTGAAGCGAAAAAAGGAGTGTCGGCCAATCAGATCAGCCGTCATATCGGAGTTACCTATAAGACCGCGTGGTATCTTTGTCACCGTATCCGCAAGGCAATGTCCGAAGAACCTTCGGTAATGGG
Coding sequences within:
- a CDS encoding HD domain-containing protein, producing MTDHVTDRIKARSWRESVVEYIRVEATPADKFGHQPRLYALAQQIAKGQDCDDDVLFAAAWMHDLGVFIGHRPSDPVELARWDHVPYTISRSRELLPQWGFPAEKLEVVAETIRTHEAKYTPLVPEAVVLRDADILEQLGAIGALRAFVKVGRDTRYATYSDVIPVLERALTVLPGLLQLEVSRELARERVAALRSLLEAIRAEAAGNLH
- a CDS encoding porin family protein, with the protein product MRSKLVLAALFFLSTLPVLAQVAPAARISGLPLGVGAGLSDYSVDYGPGRRMLGVSAWADYSLFHGLGIEAEGTSILWDKPSSLPRMKQETIKGGAIYKYHQVFHVRPYVKGLIGLGKIDFPSINPLYTQDTFTMYAIGGGVEYKVWKTLSVRGDYEYQYWSNYQGSNYLNPNGFTIGATYYLRGVHRHY
- a CDS encoding NAD-dependent epimerase/dehydratase family protein, which codes for MHIRGAHALVCGAGGFIGGHLVNRLFDEGAASVRAVDVKPLDEWYQTNPKAESLVLDLQEKDACLTATEGTDSVFQLAADMGGMGFIENNKALCMLSVLTNTHMLLAARKTGVKRFFYSSSACVYNGEKQTNPDVVALKEEDAYPALPEDGYGWEKLFSERMCRHFSEDYGLETRVARFHNVYGPLGTWTGGREKAPAAICRKVLEAKASGKHEIEIWGDGHQTRSFMYIDDCTKGVLDIYHSDILEPINLGSSELVTINQLVDIAEDLAGVKLKRNYNLSAPKGVNGRNSDNTKILGYLNWEPSIKLRDGLAQTMSWIEQEMLTTVTSR
- a CDS encoding WecB/TagA/CpsF family glycosyltransferase, whose product is MNSVSRFQQILGVRFFVGDAQGAIEEVSQHGGLVVVPAAPALKNLAVDKGYREALLGADFAIADSAFMVLLWNLIDRNRIPKLSGLKYLRALVEEPDFQKGGSFWVMPTAASAQRNLRWLQEAGVQIASEDVYLAPLYGHVISDEELLERLEERQPKHIVLGIGGGTQERLGLYLKQNLSYRPAIHCIGAAIAFLSGDQVRIPVWADTLGLGWLWRTVADPKRFFPRYWDARHLAPLLLKYRDRLPITTA
- a CDS encoding BON domain-containing protein, producing MKNNTFRSFYPARRKTGLALVLLGGLAGFGNIAALAQDTADSGAQASAPAGQRSDGQIEMDVVHALDASQELKQDWITAGTVQGEVTLSGTSGTEDNRKLAESIASKVSGVTKVVNNLKVGDPQTAAQQNNAQPQDQQNPADDQGQYGDQGQDPSQGQDPGQGQYPAQGQYPAQGQAQGQYPPPQGQYPPQGQYPPQGQYPAQGQYPGGQQAANNGPMPPPGARQNYAQPQGPQQPIGPVTLPQGTLLKVRTSEPVGSKMAKEGAAIEFTVARDVYAAGILAIPRGATVHGVVTNVKKAGALGGRPEVGLNLLSLDLGGKNYALATDPYQVQGPNKAGRTAGNAIGGALFGALVGGAVGGGSGAAIGAAAGGVGGTAASAATPGPQVWIPVEAMMDFHLNAPLTVTTVSAAEAQRLAANAGPSPQNRPTLYRRGPYPYGYPPPPPPPGYYYRPY
- a CDS encoding branched-chain amino acid transaminase, yielding MPIQPTENIWRNGKLIPWEQANIHVMSHVVHYGSSVFEGIRCYGQPSGAAVFRLPEHMQRLLDSAKIYRMPLPYSLDELCAAVVDVIEANGVAPCYIRPIAMRGYGEIGVNPTGSPTDVFIANFPWGKYVAGGHGGADVCISSWNRLAPNTMPALAKAGANYMNSQLIRMEADINGYSEGIALDVNGLVSEGSGENVFVVRNGVLYTPPLANSALSGITRDSVLTIARHLGLPVTEQSIPRELLYIADEVFFTGTAAEVSPIRSIDRIVIGDGTPGAITKKIADEFFGIANGLKPDRFGWLTPVKVNTAEIVSA
- a CDS encoding helix-turn-helix transcriptional regulator, producing the protein MKNRLRVLRAERQWSQADLAQRLEVSRQSVNAIETGKFDPSLPLAFRLARLFDTTIEAIFFDEAENAE